Proteins encoded in a region of the Phoenix dactylifera cultivar Barhee BC4 chromosome 3, palm_55x_up_171113_PBpolish2nd_filt_p, whole genome shotgun sequence genome:
- the LOC103715661 gene encoding LOW QUALITY PROTEIN: E3 ubiquitin-protein ligase RDUF1 (The sequence of the model RefSeq protein was modified relative to this genomic sequence to represent the inferred CDS: deleted 1 base in 1 codon), whose amino-acid sequence MDTASPYWCYRCSRFVRVWPHDAVVCPHCDGGFLEEVETPPRFPTAGGESRRRRSPVAARYMANDDGAAPPYHQHADLRFRRHRRTSAGDRSRFNPVIVLRGPSAGGGGDADRAPAASFEFYYDDGAGSGLRPLPESVSDFLMGSGFERLLEQLTQIDIRGIDGGRACEHPPASKAAIESMPTIEIAAGHVKMDAHCAVCKEPFELGTEAREMPCKHIYHQDCILPWLSLRNSCPVCRHEVPADVRGRGAAETDGDEQAPMGGNAEDLVGLTIWRLPGGGFAIGRFSGGRIAGERELPGVYTEMDGGFTTGGAPRRISWTSRGSPTRERRGIGRVFRNFISFFGRFRSSSSASSRSSSDSGSLFHRGASDIWPSIGVHEGAARVGQWKMGILEQLQDGDKGKSRRKFASFV is encoded by the exons GTCAGGGTCTGGCCGCACGACGCCGTCGTCTGCCCCCACTGCGACGGCGGATTCCTCGAGGAGGTGGAGACCCCTCCGCGTTTCCCCACCGCCGGCGGCGAGTCTCGCAGGCGACGCTCCCCTGTCGCGGCGAGGTATATGGCGAACGATGATGGCGCCGCGCCCCCCTACCACCAGCACGCCGACCTTCGGTTCCGCCGCCACCGTCGCACCTCCGCGGGCGACCGCTCCCGCTTCAACCCGGTCATCGTCCTCCGCGGCCCGTCCGCAGGTGGCGGCGGGGATGCCGACCGCGCCCCTGCTGCCAGCTTCGAGTTCTACTACGACGACGGGGCGGGATCCGGCCTCCGGCCCTTGCCCGAAAGCGTGTCGGATTTCTTGATGGGCTCGGGCTTCGAGCGGCTCCTGGAGCAGCTCACCCAAATCGACATCCGCGGTATTGATGGCGGCCGGGCGTGCGAGCACCCGCCCGCATCGAAGGCTGCCATCGAGTCGATGCCCACCATCGAGATCGCCGCCGGCCATGTCAAGATGGACGCCCACTGCGCCGTCTGCAAGGAACCGTTCGAGCTCGGTACCGAGGCTCGGGAGATGCCGTGCAAACATATATACCATCAAGATTGCATCTTGCCATGGCTTTCGCTCCGGAACTCTTGCCCTGTGTGCCGCCATGAGGTGCCTGCAGATGTCCGTGGAAGGGGTGCGGCGGAGACGGACGGTGATGAACAGGCTCCCATGGGTGGGAACGCGGAGGATTTGGTCGGCCTCACGATATGGAGGCTGCCGGGAGGTGGGTTTGCAATCGGGAGGTTCTCAGGGGGGAGAATAGCCGGGGAGCGGGAGCTTCCGGGAGTTTACACGGAGATGGACGGTGGATTCACCACCGGTGGTGCACCCAGAAGGATCTCATGGACCTCTAGAGGGAGTCCGACgagggagagaagaggaattGGTCGCGTATTTCGCAATTTCATCTCATTTTTTGGGCGCTTCCGCTCATCTTCGTCCGCTTCTTCAAGATCGAGTTCAGATTCTGGTTCC CTGTTTCACCGAGGCGCCTCAGACATTTGGCCTTCGATAGGAGTTCACGAAGGCGCAGCTCGAGTTGGGCAATGGAAGATGGGAATATTAGAGCAATTACAAGATGGTGACAAAGGAAAAAGTCGAAGAAAATTTGCCTCCTTTGTCTAA